The Euleptes europaea isolate rEulEur1 chromosome 2, rEulEur1.hap1, whole genome shotgun sequence genome has a segment encoding these proteins:
- the NEURL2 gene encoding neuralized-like protein 2, protein MAASRCPSSRFHHVHGANVRLDPSCTQATRVESFANGLCFSQEPLAPGQIFLVEIEEKELGWCGHLRVGLMACDPSNLDVVPEYSLPDLVNRGDSWVFAITRNHNRITPDAAAEQASGKAQAFLSEPYLLIEQVRIPRDKLVGRSRPGRYSHILDDLYKSNVLPATARRSRIGVLYTLQPDGTADMHMVINGEDMGPSARGLPASRPLYAVVDIFASTKSVRLIQVEYGFPSLQTLSRLAIQKHVVHRLAIDGLNLPPLLKNFCKYE, encoded by the exons atgGCGGCTTCCCGCTGCCCGTCTAGCAGGTTCCACCATGTCCACGGCGCGAACGTCCGCCTGGACCCCTCCTGCACCCAGGCCACCCGCGTGGAGAGCTTTGCCAACGGCCTGTGCTTCAGCCAGGAGCCTCTGGCCCCCGGGCAGATCTTCCTGGTGGAGATCGAGGAGAAGGAGCTGGGCTGGTGCGGCCACCTGCGGGTGGGGCTGATGGCCTGTGACCCCTCCAACCTGGATGTGGTGCCCGAGTACTCCCTGCCCGATCTGGTCAACAGGGGCGACAGCTGGGTCTTTGCCATCACCCGCAACCACAACCGGATCACTCCAGATGCCGCTGCGGAGCAGGCCTCGGGCAAAGCACAGGCCTTCCTCTCCGAGCCCTATTTGCTCATTGAGCAAGTCAGGATCCCGCGAGACAAGCTGGTGGGGCGGAGCAGGCCTGGCCGGTACAGTCACATCCTGGACGACCTGTACAAGAGCAACGTGCTCCCCGCTACGGCCAGGAGGAGCCGCATTGGAGTGCTCTACACCTTGCAGCCCGATGGGACGGCCGACATGCACATGGTCATCAACGGGGAAGACATGGGGCCCAGCGCCAGGGGCCTCCCAGCTTCCCGCCCCCTCTACGCCGTGGTCGACATCTTTGCTTCCACCAAGAGCGTCCGACTCATCCAGGTGGAATACGGCT ttccCTCACTGCAGACCCTCAGCCGGCTGGCCATCCAGAAACACGTTGTGCACCGGCTGGCCATCGACGGCCTCAACCTACCGCCACTCCTGAAGAACTTCTGCAAGTACGAGTGA
- the ZSWIM3 gene encoding zinc finger SWIM domain-containing protein 3, with amino-acid sequence MEVGSCFKNYEDFKECFQTYKKENRLQYGLKNCVSVRFYNRKNGTHIREDVTFMQVKFGCVRSREYSKKRKQHPQLCPAYFILQYNEELDRLVISELNGNHIHADSKASSACRGQPPVTRMAAQRSACKAHGSPPAKLRRQQPAEVEDSHLGNGVSVKINSDGHARVKVEMDSEEPPPPPPYVGSEIPEAEKESPSNSALVRVGEVMKNFLRVDMGSLASISVGSDQALERLNFQTSKMKSLFVKFPESLLLHPVQSERGHLLYAFLVESKDRVGKLVHFAILKEDTAESVRKMLSVFKEFNPEWQKIKVVFVDMSFLHRPILQELFPSVQVLLSVYHTVRLLEKKLKESRASFSFKHNLKLALREAVFSTSSANLDALSQQVKRLVDAELYDYLQTNWFSCEMLWYMHAKKGLHSCSTYIDSLDLITQKLSNLFSTQLSLETSILHFVEYADCVNSKGLEHLNPGFSSLEEDSRSGLMEELKATQTRVSVRRSSSAASQQASVKMATESAKPLTKCPPAKPVSTMLVALRETCTDLAYQLCLNEWDVVQKSTQLMNTAKSKTKVQLLEETHQVSKDCRSCTCYFHCRYQLPCRHILSVLHVNRQVVEEEMVCKRWQKKYQHLSVWGENLPEYSAACKGTLGGAAAAALSEERRDKIQSLSKELGNLLLQSEGEELEERTSTLKMIVDIWAKSCELQEEAEEEAEGKHLGVGNVGDLPFLWVKKEEMEEVVAEATPSTFAEEAQTFLPPPQAV; translated from the exons ATGGAGGTGGGCTCCTGCTTCAAGAACTACGAGGACTTCAAAGAGTGCTTCCAGACCTACAAGAAGGAGAACCGGCTGCAGTATGGCTTGAAGAACTGCGTCTCGGTCCGGTTTTACAACCGGAAGAACGGGACTCACATCCGGGAGGATGTGAC GTTCATGCAGGTGAAGTTTGGCTGTGTTCGGTCGAGGGAATACAGCAAGAAGAGGAAGCAACACCCACAGTTATGCCCAGCATATTTCATCCTGCAGTATAACGAAGAGCTGGACCGGCTGGTGATCAGCGAGCTGAACGGCAACCACATCCACGCAGACTCGAAGGCCTCCTCAGCATGCCGTGGTCAGCCGCCTGTGACCAGAATGGCTGCTCAGAGGTCTGCCTGCAAAGCCCATGGCAGCCCCCCTGCGAAACTGCGTAGGCAGCAGCCTGCAGAGGTAGAAGACAGCCATCTGGGCAACGGGGTGAGTGTGAAGATCAACTCGGACGGTCACGCAAGGGTGAAGGTGGAAATGGATTCAGAGGAACCTCCGCCTCCACCGCCCTACGTAGGCTCAGAGATCCCAGAGGCGGAGAAGGAAAGCCCCTCCAATTCTGCTTTGGTTCGAGTTGGTGAAGTGATGAAAAATTTCCTGCGGGTGGACATGGGATCTTTAGCCTCCATTAGTGTGGGGAGCGACCAGGCCCTGGAGAGACTGAACTTCCAGACGAGCAAGATGAAGAGCTTGTTTGTGAAGTTCCCAGAGAGCCTCCTGCTGCATCCGGTGCAGAGCGAGAGGGGACACTTGCTGTACGCATTCCTTGTGGAAAGCAAGGATCGGGTGGGGAAGCTGGTTCACTTCGCCATCCTGAAGGAGGACACGGCAGAGAGCGTGAGGAAAATGCTCTCTGTTTTCAAGGAGTTCAACCCCGAGTGGCAGAAAATCAAGGTGGTCTTTGTGGACATGTCCtttctccaccggcctattcttcaGGAGCTCTTCCCTTCTGTACAGGTACTCCTGTCTGTGTACCACACGGTGCGTCTCCTGGAGAAGAAGCTGAAGGAGTCCCGTGCTTCCTTCTCCTTCAAGCACAACCTGAAACTGGCCTTGCGGGAAGCCGTCTTCTCCACCTCCAGCGCTAACCTGGACGCTCTGTCTCAGCAGGTCAAGCGCCTGGTAGACGCAGAGCTGTACGACTATCTCCAGACGAACTGGTTCTCCTGCGAGATGCTGTGGTACATGCATGCCAAGAAGGGCCTCCATTCCTGTAGCACCTATATAGACAGCTTAGACCTCATCACTCAGAAACTGTCCAACCTTTTCAGCACGCAGCTCTCTCTAGAGACCAGCATCCTTCACTTTGTGGAGTACGCGGACTGCGTCAACTCTAAAGGACTGGAGCATTTGAACCCAGGCTTCTCTAGCTTGGAGGAGGATAGCCGCAGCGGCCTGATGGAGGAGCTCAAGGCCACGCAGACCCGAGTCTCCGTGAGGCGCAGCTCCAGCGCCGCCTCTCAGCAGGCCTCTGTCAAAATGGCCACCGAGTCTGCCAAGCCGCTGACCAAGTGTCCTCCGGCCAAGCCTGTGTCCACCATGCTGGTCGCTCTGCGAGAGACCTGCACTGACCTCGCCTACCAGCTGTGTCTCAACGAGTGGGACGTCGTGCAGAAGTCCACCCAGCTGATGAACACCGCCAAGAGCAAGACGAAGGTCCAGCTGCTGGAGGAGACGCATCAGGTGAGCAAGGACTGCCGGAGCTGCACCTGCTACTTCCACTGCCGCTACCAGCTGCCATGCCGCCACATCTTGTCCGTCCTTCACGTTAACCGGCAGGTGGTGGAGGAAGAGATGGTGTGCAAGCGCTGGCAGAAGAAGTACCAGCACCTTTCCGTTTGGGGGGAGAACCTGCCCGAGTACTCGGCGGCCTGCAAAGGCACCTTGGGGGGGGCGGCTGCGGCAGCCCTGTCCGAGGAACGGCGGGACAAAATCCAGTCTCTCAGCAAGGAGCTCGGCAACCTCCTGCTGCAGAGTGagggggaggagttggaggagcgGACCTCCACGCTCAAGATGATTGTGGACATTTGGGCCAAGTCCTGTGAGCTGCAGGAAGAGGCGGAAGAGGAGGCGGAGGGAAAGCACCTGGGCGTTGGGAATGTGGGGGACCTCCCTTTCCTCTGGGTGAAaaaggaagagatggaggaggtGGTGGCTGAAGCAACTCCCAGCACATTTGCAGAAGAAGCCCAGACCTTTCTGCCTCCTCCGCAAGCAGTCTAA
- the ZSWIM1 gene encoding zinc finger SWIM domain-containing protein 1 gives MAVDTVKELLSLECGSLVTYLLDKNSHLDSISFQTMLMRDVFVNHPEVVLIHRTHNPLGKALYMFMVDKPFLKLEGEMTKVIHFAVPTKESAEGLAHIYHTFKAFNPEWKQIKTFLVDPRFRLLPTLLEAFPSADVQLSVFHICKHLQQKIRHVSLEFHTKRLLLSVLRNAMCAPSESNLKKMHAILSDFVKPNLLPQLHTNWLLNEKIWSMHRWRTWEECSQYFKDLEMVTRNLSQVFCVRLSLESCITRISKHYQKSVLKGSWEAPPCPATLLSQNVSSLPNLVDLSSSAPKVQGPLLPRDPPTAAPWSSLAAKQEASAEDEQEAAVSDEEASERIRQSLSDICTEPAARLCLNEFAVAQSSVCLMGSSADTVSMQILEDAQTVSHKGLNGCTCHFSRTFQLPCRHVVALLNSEGKELEAERVPAQWRKGHTCSQPGQRGTRDLLEVLRSSWDASLDKYLAVSFLTEEISRLLSQCSSEEFDRRYSTLRELADSWIGPYVQVKL, from the coding sequence ATGGCTGTGGACACTGTGAAGGAGCTGCTGAGTTTGGAGTGTGGCTCGCTGGTAACTTATCTGCTGGACAAAAACTCCCACCTTGATTCCATCAGCTTCCAGACCATGCTGATGAGGGACGTCTTCGTAAATCACCCAGAGGTGGTGCTTATTCATCGAACCCACAACCCGTTGGGCAAGGCTCTCTACATGTTCATGGTGGACAAGCCTTTCCTAAAGCTTGAGGGAGAGATGACCAAAGTGATCCACTTTGCGGTCCCAACCAAGGAATCAGCAGAAGGCCTTGCTCACATATATCACACCTTCAAGGCTTTCAACCCTGAGTGGAAGCAGATCAAGACGTTCCTTGTCGATCCACGCTTCCGGCTGTTGCCGACACTTTTGGAAGCATTCCCCTCTGCGGATGTCCAGCTGTCCGTCTTTCATATCTGCAAGCATTTACAGCAGAAGATCCGCCACGTCTCCCTGGAATTCCACACAAAGAGGCTGCTCCTGAGCGTCTTGAGGAACGCAATGTGCGCTCCCAGCGAAAGCAACCTGAAGAAGATGCACGCCATCCTGAGTGACTTTGTGAAACCAAATCTGCTGCCCCAGCTTCATACAAACTGGCTACTCAACGAGAAGATCTGGTCCATGCACCGCTGGCGGACCTGGGAGGAATGCAGCCAGTACTTCAAAGACCTGGAGATGGTCACACGCAATTTAAGCCAAGTCTTCTGTGTGAGGCTCTCCCTGGAGTCCTGCATCACAAGGATCTCCAAGCACTACCAGAAGAGTGTTCTGAAGGGCTCCTGGGAGGCCCCGCCGTGCCCAGCCACCCTGCTCAGCCAGAATGTCTCATCCCTGCCAAACCTGGTGGATCTCAGCTCCTCTGCTCCAAAAGTCCAGGGGCCCCTGCTTCCTCGCGATCCCCCTACGGCAGCCCCCTGGAGTTCCCTGGCAGCGAAACAGGAGGCCTCTGCTGAAGATGAGCAGGAGGCCGCGGTCTCTGACGAAGAAGCCTCCGAGCGTATCCGCCAGTCCTTGAGTGACATCTGCACAGAGCCCGCAGCCAGGCTCTGCTTGAACGAGTTTGCCGTAGCCCAGAGTTCTGTGTGCTTGATGGGGAGCAGCGCCGACACGGTCAGCATGCAGATCCTGGAAGACGCCCAGACGGTGAGCCACAAGGGCCTCAACGGCTGCACCTGCCACTTCAGCCGGACCTTCCAGCTCCCCTGCAGGCACGTGGTGGCCCTACTGAACTCCGAGGGGAAGGAGCTGGAAGCGGAGAGGGTCCCTGCCCAGTGGCGCAAGGGGCACACCTGCTCCCAGCCTGGGCAGAGGGGCACCAGAGACCTCTTGGAAGTCCTGAGGAGTTCGTGGGACGCCTCCTTGGACAAGTACCTGGCCGTGTCGTTCCTCACAGAGGAGATCAGCCGGCTGCTGAGCCAGTGCAGCAGTGAGGAGTTCGACCGCAGGTACAGCACCCTGCGCGAGCTGGCGGACAGCTGGATTGGGCCTTATGTGCAGGTGAAGCTGTGA
- the CTSA gene encoding lysosomal protective protein codes for MGAAGRARRIWPLLLLLLSAATVGAGPAAHLVDYLPGLAKQPAFRHYSGYLDVEPDKHLHYWFVEAQGGSAADKPLVLWLNGGPGCSSVTGLLTEHGPFTIQEDGATLQYNDYAWNKLAHILYLESPIGVGYSYSEGKDYQTNDTEVARVNYLALKQFLRLFPEHCGRDLYLTGESYGGIYIPTLAVWVMQDPSLNLKGVAVGNGLSCYETNDNSLVYFAYYHGLLGARLWTDLQNFCCSEGKCNFHESSNLNCTLAMVDVIHIVDESGLNIYNLYAPCAGGVPGSYRYHDGKLLTHDLGNNFIRQSVRVSWRQNLLSLPVGKKGVRLDPPCTNTTAPSNYMNDPQVRKALHIVDDAPEWEMCSFEVSRGYKRIFSKMNDQYLKLLGTMKYRILLYNGDVDMACNFLGDEWFVNSLDQKVEVSRRPWIYTDENGQDQIGGFVKEFTNISFLTVKGAGHMVPTDKPRAAFNMFDRFINKKPF; via the exons ATGGGCGCTGCTGGACGTGCGCGGCGAATctggcctctgctgctgctgctgctgtcggcGGCGACCGTCGGGGCGGGGCCGGCGGCGCACCTGGTGGACTACCTGCCGGGGCTGGCCAAGCAGCCCGCCTTCAGGCACTACTCAGGCTACCTGGACGTGGAGCCAGACAAGCACCTGCACTACTG gTTCGTGGAGGCGCAGGGCGGCAGCGCGGCGGACAAGCCCCTGGTGCTCTGGCTGAACGGCGGGCCCGGCTGCAGCTCCGTCACCGGCCTGCTGACCGAGCACGGGCCCTTCACG ATTCAGGAGGATGGGGCCACCCTGCAATACAACGACTATGCCTGGAATAAG CTGGCCCACATTCTGTACCTGGAGTCCCCGATCGGCGTTGGCTACTCCTACTCGGAGGGCAAAGACTACCAGACCAACGATACCGAG GTGGCCCGCGTGAACTACCTGGCCCTGAAGCAGTTCCTGCGCCTCTTCCCGGAACACTGCGGCAGGGACCTCTACCTCACTGGCGAGAGCTACGGCGGCATCTACATCCCCACCCTGGCAGTGTGGGTCATGCAGGACCCCAGCCTCAACTTGAAG GGAGTCGCGGTGGGCAATGGGCTGTCCTGCTACGAGACGAACGACAACTCCTTGGTGTATTTTGCCTACTACCACGGCCTCCTCGGCGCCAG GCTGTGGACAGACCTGCAGAACTTCTGCTGCTCCGAGGGGAAGTGCAACTTCCACGAGAGCTCCAATTTGAACTGCACGCTTGCT atggttgacgtgatccacaTCGTGGACGAATCGGGCCTCAACATCTACAACCTCTATGCCCCGTGTGCCGGTGGAGTTCCCGGGAGCTACAG GTACCACGATGGAAAGCTGCTCACCCACGATCTGGGCAACAACTTCATAAGGCAGTCGGTTCGTGTCTCTTGGAGGCAG AACCTGCTCTCGTTGCCTGTAGGCAAGAAGGGTGTGCGGCTAGACCCTCCCTGCACCAACACCACAGCCCCCTCCAACTACATGAATGACCCGCAGGTGCGCAAGGCCCTGCACATTGTTGACGATGCCCCCGAGTGGGAGATGTGCAG CTTCGAGGTGAGCCGGGGCTACAAGCGCATCTTCAGCAAGATGAACGACCAGTACTTGAAGCTGCTGGGCACCATG AAATACCGGATCCTGCTGTATAACGGGGACGTGGACATGGCCTGCAACTTCCTGGGCGACGAGTGGTTTGTGAACTCCTTGGACCAGAAG GTGGAAGTTAGTCGGCGGCCCTGGATCTACACGGACGAGAACGGGCAGGATCAGATCGGAGGCTTCGTGAAAGAGTTCACTAACATTTCCTTCCTCACTGTCAAG GGCGCAGGCCACATGGTGCCCACAGACAAGCCGCGAGCCGCCTTCAACATGTTCGACCGCTTCATCAACAAGAAGCCCTTCTAG